A section of the Solitalea canadensis DSM 3403 genome encodes:
- a CDS encoding ribosome maturation factor RimP, translated as MSAVINRVTSLVEEKIAGTDLFIVDIKMLPNNKLMILIDGDKGVEIDKCAAISRHVGFHVEEENLIDHAYTLEVSSPGLDYPLKLNRQFVKNIGRTVVIKFNDGSKKEGKLIAATDSAVTIEETVKEKGKKALQVENQYTFDQITEIKVTVSFK; from the coding sequence ATGAGTGCAGTAATTAATAGAGTAACATCCTTAGTTGAGGAAAAAATTGCCGGTACAGATTTGTTTATTGTCGACATTAAAATGTTGCCAAACAATAAATTAATGATCCTTATAGATGGTGATAAAGGGGTAGAGATTGATAAATGTGCAGCAATTAGCAGACATGTTGGTTTTCATGTTGAAGAAGAAAACTTAATTGATCACGCTTACACCTTAGAAGTTTCTTCGCCTGGTTTAGATTATCCATTAAAACTTAATCGTCAGTTTGTGAAAAATATTGGGCGTACTGTTGTGATAAAGTTCAATGACGGATCTAAGAAAGAAGGGAAACTTATTGCAGCTACAGATTCAGCAGTTACAATTGAAGAAACTGTAAAAGAGAAAGGCAAAAAAGCGCTACAGGTTGAAAATCAATATACTTTTGATCAAATTACTGAGATTAAGGTAACTGTAAGCTTTAAATAG